The following proteins are encoded in a genomic region of bacterium:
- a CDS encoding riboflavin synthase, whose product MFTGIVEEKGKVIQKRDNFLKIQAKLILEDTKIGESILVNGVCLTVVEIDNYSFKVEVMPETLKITNLSYLNPHQSLNLERALQVSSRLGGHLVTGHIDATSRLIRKKNMGNSTLMEFELSQAVSKYIIKKGSVAIDGMSLTVADLSKDTFIVSLIPHTLRVTNLGEISVGYLANIETDLIGKYLEKLISQDNQEKINLSTLERSGFL is encoded by the coding sequence ATGTTTACAGGAATTGTAGAAGAAAAAGGGAAAGTTATCCAAAAAAGAGATAACTTTCTTAAGATCCAAGCTAAATTAATATTAGAGGATACTAAGATAGGGGAGAGTATTCTAGTAAATGGAGTTTGTCTAACGGTAGTTGAGATTGATAATTATTCCTTTAAGGTAGAAGTGATGCCGGAAACATTAAAGATTACTAATTTAAGCTATTTAAATCCTCACCAGAGTCTAAATTTAGAAAGAGCTCTTCAGGTAAGTAGCCGTTTAGGCGGACACCTCGTTACCGGGCACATAGATGCTACCTCCCGATTAATTAGGAAAAAGAATATGGGTAACTCTACTTTGATGGAGTTTGAGCTTTCCCAAGCTGTCAGTAAGTATATAATTAAGAAAGGTTCAGTAGCTATAGATGGGATGAGTTTAACGGTCGCAGATTTAAGTAAAGATACATTTATAGTCTCGTTAATTCCCCATACTCTAAGAGTAACTAACTTAGGTGAAATTTCCGTAGGATACTTAGCTAATATTGAAACAGATCTGATAGGAAAGTATTTAGAAAAACTTATCAGCCAGGATAATCAAGAGAAAATTAACCTTTCTACTTTAGAAAGATCTGGTTTTTTATAA
- a CDS encoding HAMP domain-containing protein — MDKVKFSIRYKVSLYVATLLIATVGLICSYILYFGKNIIQEQVELRYITLGKSLAIACKPYILNKNLEKLNEIAKETFKEKEVVTIFFLSGDNNLSLLKLYKKEKEEIAWIGNPVKKNYYGENVEVRRGKDYSQVNLDISPKDNLRLRIIYSHQEINQKIKALAKETSQMFFIFLGLGLIGVIVLTNFIVNPITKITEEVSLVGKGDLSREIKLETNDEIRLLSENFNQMVLNLRKSRQEIEEYNKSLEEKVKERTKELQEAHERIIQNEKMAVLGQFASMVSHELRNPLGAIKLIAYYLKGKLLDNPELIKHADDMCYSVNYAQKIISNILFYSKPTELEFSSININEIIEEILESKAPTFLRNVKVLKKLEEGLPEVRGDKDQIIQGIENFLLNAAQSLSEKGEITISSKVEIRDNKKTVKVDIKDNGCGISKEDLEKIFNPFFTTKAKGIGLGLSVAKNVIEKHKGKILVRSEVDEGSIFSVLLPVNDDLEKIS; from the coding sequence ATGGATAAAGTTAAGTTTAGCATAAGATATAAAGTTAGTCTTTATGTAGCTACTCTTTTAATAGCAACGGTGGGTTTAATTTGTTCCTATATTCTGTATTTTGGGAAAAATATAATTCAGGAACAAGTAGAATTAAGATATATTACCTTAGGGAAAAGTTTAGCTATTGCCTGCAAGCCTTATATCTTGAATAAAAATTTAGAAAAATTAAATGAAATAGCCAAAGAGACATTTAAGGAAAAAGAAGTGGTAACTATATTTTTTCTTTCCGGTGATAATAATCTTTCCTTATTAAAATTGTATAAAAAAGAAAAAGAAGAGATTGCCTGGATAGGAAATCCAGTTAAAAAAAATTATTATGGTGAGAATGTCGAGGTAAGAAGAGGTAAAGATTATAGTCAAGTTAATCTTGATATTTCTCCAAAGGATAATTTAAGATTAAGGATTATCTATTCCCATCAAGAAATTAATCAAAAGATTAAGGCACTGGCTAAAGAAACAAGCCAGATGTTCTTTATTTTTTTAGGGTTAGGATTAATAGGAGTAATTGTCTTAACTAATTTTATAGTCAATCCTATTACTAAGATCACAGAAGAAGTTAGTTTAGTGGGAAAAGGGGATTTGAGTAGGGAAATAAAATTAGAGACTAATGATGAAATAAGGTTACTTTCAGAAAATTTTAACCAGATGGTCCTAAATTTAAGAAAGTCCAGGCAGGAGATTGAAGAATACAATAAGTCCTTAGAAGAAAAGGTGAAGGAAAGAACAAAGGAGCTCCAGGAAGCTCATGAAAGGATAATTCAAAATGAAAAGATGGCTGTTTTAGGTCAGTTTGCTAGTATGGTCAGCCATGAACTTAGGAATCCCTTAGGAGCTATTAAATTAATAGCTTATTACTTAAAAGGTAAATTATTAGATAATCCTGAGTTAATTAAGCATGCTGATGATATGTGTTATTCTGTAAATTATGCTCAAAAGATTATTTCTAATATTCTTTTTTATTCTAAGCCCACAGAGTTGGAATTTAGCTCAATAAATATTAATGAAATTATAGAGGAAATATTGGAGTCCAAAGCTCCTACTTTTCTAAGAAATGTTAAAGTTTTAAAGAAATTAGAAGAAGGCTTGCCAGAAGTTAGAGGAGACAAAGATCAAATTATTCAAGGGATAGAGAATTTTTTATTAAATGCCGCTCAATCTTTATCGGAGAAAGGGGAAATTACTATTAGTTCTAAGGTAGAAATAAGGGATAATAAAAAGACGGTTAAAGTAGATATTAAGGATAACGGGTGTGGAATTTCTAAAGAAGATCTAGAAAAGATATTTAACCCCTTCTTTACTACCAAAGCAAAAGGAATTGGCTTAGGTCTTTCTGTGGCTAAAAATGTTATAGAAAAACATAAAGGTAAAATTTTAGTAAGGAGTGAAGTTGATGAAGGATCAATATTTAGTGTACTGCTACCAGTAAATGATGATCTGGAAAAGATTTCTTGA
- a CDS encoding response regulator: protein MDDEEPIREILGCILREEGYDVVTAGDGIEGLEFAYQEEIDLVILDVTMPEMDGYQVCRLLKSDNDYKHIPIIMLTSKDKKSQRFWGLKAGADRYVIKPFEPEELLKMIIQVLNKE, encoded by the coding sequence ATGGATGATGAGGAACCAATTCGAGAAATTTTAGGCTGCATCCTTCGAGAAGAAGGTTATGATGTAGTTACTGCTGGTGATGGAATAGAAGGTTTAGAATTTGCGTATCAAGAAGAGATAGATTTAGTGATCTTAGATGTGACGATGCCCGAAATGGATGGCTACCAAGTGTGTAGATTACTCAAGAGTGATAATGATTATAAGCATATACCCATTATTATGCTTACCTCTAAAGATAAAAAATCTCAAAGGTTTTGGGGATTAAAAGCAGGCGCTGATAGGTACGTAATTAAACCTTTTGAGCCAGAGGAGTTATTAAAAATGATTATCCAGGTTTTAAATAAAGAATGA
- a CDS encoding diguanylate cyclase → MNVVEQEVRLNREEYLLNLVLVGEVGDINASLSLVEACLGEEINKIGKTLHLKLGSILLIGKEDDGFKIKANKGLDEEISDWVTGKNISLLVEDIEKGLIFSKEGVEKHYPNSLLSLPLKIGREVVGILNVNHKVSRETFNKLNLEILTLFCNQIPTIIEKSWLYKKTKKEVEKLSLLTNKLKANKKIISKVNKLLDKSLYDLTIINEVVEAGSSSLGLVECASGILKSLNEIIDFTIAGIFIIDENQETQFLITINSPVGDKYIECLEKETIREFDKYFGIKKLIYSQENLIITKEEQRSLIVKDVGVKLNSYQSIELKFSQNLKGLLCISHKDLDSFTPEEIRLIKLIAKYASLSLENAILYQKIELSAVTDELTKLYNYRYFNNKIEEELLRAERYQKKFSLIMMDIDNFRNINNCYGHQQGDLVLKTVAKIMKFSLRKVNILARYGGEEFVIILPESNKKMAKIAGERLRKNIEKHEFPLLSGEGILRLTASMGIAEYYRDGRSENQLVKKADQALYQAKAKGKNRICSAS, encoded by the coding sequence ATGAACGTTGTTGAACAAGAAGTAAGATTAAATAGAGAAGAATATCTTCTAAATCTTGTTTTGGTTGGTGAGGTAGGAGATATTAATGCCAGTTTAAGTTTGGTAGAGGCATGTCTTGGTGAGGAAATTAACAAGATAGGTAAAACACTACACCTCAAGCTTGGTTCTATTTTACTGATTGGTAAAGAGGATGATGGTTTCAAGATAAAAGCAAATAAAGGATTAGATGAAGAAATTTCTGATTGGGTAACTGGAAAAAATATATCTTTATTAGTTGAAGACATTGAAAAAGGTCTTATTTTTTCTAAAGAAGGAGTAGAAAAACACTACCCCAATTCTTTATTGAGTCTGCCTTTGAAGATAGGCAGAGAAGTAGTAGGAATATTAAATGTTAATCATAAGGTGAGTAGAGAAACTTTTAATAAACTAAACTTAGAAATTTTAACTTTGTTTTGTAATCAAATACCTACGATTATAGAAAAGAGTTGGTTGTATAAAAAAACAAAGAAAGAAGTTGAGAAATTATCTCTTTTAACTAATAAATTAAAAGCTAACAAGAAGATCATCTCTAAAGTAAATAAACTTTTAGATAAAAGTTTATATGATTTAACCATTATTAATGAAGTTGTGGAAGCAGGTAGTTCTTCTTTAGGTTTAGTAGAGTGTGCTAGTGGTATCTTAAAAAGTTTAAATGAGATTATTGATTTTACAATAGCTGGCATATTTATTATAGATGAAAACCAAGAAACCCAATTTTTGATTACTATAAATTCACCGGTAGGTGATAAGTATATTGAGTGCTTAGAAAAAGAGACCATTAGAGAATTTGATAAATATTTTGGTATTAAAAAGTTAATTTATAGTCAGGAAAATTTAATTATAACTAAAGAAGAACAAAGAAGTTTAATTGTTAAAGATGTTGGAGTTAAGTTAAATTCTTATCAAAGTATAGAATTAAAATTTTCTCAAAATCTAAAAGGTTTATTATGTATTAGCCATAAAGACTTAGATAGTTTTACTCCAGAAGAGATTAGATTAATTAAACTAATTGCTAAATATGCTTCTTTGTCCTTAGAGAATGCTATTTTATATCAGAAGATTGAATTATCAGCGGTGACTGATGAATTGACCAAGCTTTATAATTATCGCTACTTTAATAACAAGATAGAAGAAGAGCTTCTAAGAGCAGAGAGATATCAAAAGAAGTTTTCTTTAATTATGATGGATATAGATAACTTTAGGAATATTAACAATTGCTATGGTCATCAACAAGGAGATTTAGTCCTTAAGACGGTGGCTAAGATTATGAAGTTCAGCCTCAGGAAAGTAAATATCTTAGCTCGTTATGGCGGAGAGGAATTTGTGATTATCTTACCTGAATCAAATAAAAAGATGGCCAAGATAGCAGGAGAGCGGCTTCGTAAAAACATTGAAAAACATGAGTTTCCACTACTTTCAGGAGAAGGCATTTTAAGATTAACAGCAAGTATGGGTATTGCCGAATATTATAGAGATGGAAGATCAGAAAACCAGTTAGTCAAGAAGGCTGATCAAGCTTTATATCAAGCTAAAGCCAAAGGTAAGAATAGAATATGTTCTGCTTCTTAG